ATGGCCACACTtagatcatcatcatcttccacATCAGTTTCTGAAATTAACATCTCCACAACAAAATCccactctctcctcttctttctctctcttctcttcctcttcctcgtcCTCGTTCACTCCGCAGACCCCTCAACTCCCCCGACCACCTTCCCAACCGCATCGACCACAGCCACGATGAATTTGCTCccaaaaaacactccaaattcacattcctcttcttcttcatcagcGAAATCGACACGAAGACAGTTTGAAGCGGGAGCCCATGAAGTTCCAAGCGGCCCAAACCCAATATCAAACAGGTAAGTAAGTAAATATAGAGGGTACCATGGGCTGCGCTAGGGTTTGTTCCAGTcggagaagatgaagaagataaGAGTTTGTAACGGCGTTTTTCAtatgaaattaatatttttcaactttttgtgaTAGTAGCCATTAATACTGCCTTTGTCCTTCTGTGAGAAGTTTGTTACTCTACTTTTGTTATTCTCTCAttaattttctcttgttttctttttccgcCCCACTTTAAGTTGATGTATAGAAAaaaacaatgagagagagagagagagagagagagagagagagagagagagagagagagagagatgaaaaccctatttcatatttatttgtatGTACCAGACTATATATTTCTTCATATGTAGGTTTTGATGGTGTTGGTGGTATTGTTATGGCTGTGTgagatttgtttggtttttatatttatatacgATTTTTCAGATGTTTTCATGCTATTGCTTAAAATAATTCCAATGGTTCAATAAGATTCGAATATCGATCAAGAGTtgttgtgaattattggttttttgaaaaaggtctTCCTAATGAAATTAAGGTAGAATCATCCACCATAATCTGAATCGAGACGATCTTGATcggtctttctttcttttttcatagAGGCATTGCAGAGAGTGGGGGTTGCATTACTTTGTTTCATTTATGTAGGGTctaatttgttttaatttcaAAACTGATTAAATTGGGCCATCTCGAAACTGCATCATTCTTCACAAAATTTCGATATACATGTTTTTGGCTGGTGTAACCCTACTTTTGTTTGGAATTAGTTGAGGAAAACAACATGAGTTATTAATTGGAGAGGGGGTTGTTAGGGAAATATGAAATTTTAGCAAAATGTACGTCAGACGAGATATCTGAGTTGGGGTGAAAGACATCAAACGCTTGTACTATTCTCATTTTGCATCAGTTCGACAATTAGTTCAACTTTGTCCAAGATctttgtcaaaaagaaaatgttgtATTTGGTTTTGTTCTGTATCTGTTTAATTTGGTTTCAGATCTGCGCATGAAACCATGAAAGAGTGAGGGCATTTTTTCAGTCTTTAATTTTCCCAGCTGAGAGAAattatttgagagagagaagagagagggaggggggttttgtttggattttgctttttgtctttGTGCTCACACAACATTCAATAAAGCTGGTACAAAAGTAGCAGTGATCATATATATCATGAGTAGTGGACAAGCAGTAGTACTACTCCTTATGATTTGATAATAATAACAGGCTTGTTGCTCTTATAGTCTATAAATAGATGATTAATTGAGTAATCCATTATTGCCAATCAACCAAATATACAAGGGATACAagccgggtttttttttttttgatactttTTCCATGGAGTGATGCCATATACTCATGTTGTTTGTGCACAATATATATGTCCCCTGCACTCGCCCAAAGGGTTTGGGCTTGATCGAGAGAGGTCACAGACTCACATGTCCAAGTCGTGCTATCAATCGACTCCCCTCGACCTTGCCCTCCGATTCTCTCTCATACATGCATGTTGGTTGCTTGCGAGCTCGGTGGGGTACAAGAGTTACTTTATATGGCTTGATCTTTGGTCCCTTAGAGAATCGTAGCGAGTCTAGAATTGAATTCTTATGGTACCTCACGCCTAATTAAGTTGCATAACTGTTACGCCTGATCCTCCATTAATTTTCTGCTTGGGAGGGAAAAATACACAGTGTTAACACTGTGTTTGTGGAGTACTTAGCctacatatatattatttgacTTGTTGGTATTTGATCTTGCCAATTAATCATGTGATCGATCGGACGGTGAGGAGGATCTGTGATCATCTACTTCATACTCAATTattgatcatatatatatatatatatatgttggtCAATGGTAAGTAAACTGTACATGCGCGAATTACTCACTAGATTTTGGGTTGATTGTGTGGGGTACGTGCTATTGCATTGGATACCTAgctacgtgtgtgtgtgtgtactactCCCTAGATTTTGAGTcatctcagagagagagagagagagagagagagagagagagagagagagagtatcatCCTTCTCTAGTGAAAATTGATTATATTTGATCCACTTAAGTTATCATCATCTAATTACTACTAAAGTAAGACATAACTAAAGGGCCCCTTAACTAAATTCAGTAAATTACTACCTTTGCATCGTGAGAGATGTTCACTTAGTTAAGATGATAATTTGTTTAAATTTCTATGAATCGACAGAATAGTACATGCTCTTAAATTTGTCTGGGGGCAGGCAATAATATTCAACACCAACGTTATGTTTGGAATAGTCCTACTCTTCTTTTGAGGTCCGCTACGAAGGAGAGGAGTGATGTGAAAGAAGCGATGAGCTTAGTATTCTGGAAGAGAGATCCATTCACCAAGCTATTGAAAAATTGGAGAGGAGGTTGAATAGATCAACAAGAAAGATTACAaagaaaaaatctctctctGAATTTGGATTAAAGGAGGCCAAGATGTTAAAGAAATATAAGAAGATTCTcgcttcttctctttctttccatgACATATGCAATAGAAACTCCCTCTTAATTAAGCAAGCTCGTAAGTTTATGGATATAGGCGCTACTCTTGGCATTAAGTATTAtgacgaggagagagagaacattaaaaaatatattgagtTAGAGGAAGATGAAATGTCAGATAAGGAGGCATTGTTGATGGCGCCTTTGATGATTCGGAGGAAGGTGCCTCCATCTCAATggagttttaattttgttcgtCTATTCTTTTTGGGTATTCAGCTATTGTCTTTGCTGCTTTTTGATGTTAGCTTGTTGTTTGTGTTCTGTTGCAGTTGCTGGAGttttattttcaattgcttTTTCACTTGTTTTGCTGAGgttgttttgttgttatttttccGGTGCTCTGTCTTCCTTTTTGTTGTAGAGGCTGGGTGGCTGTTTTCAGGTTATAGTCTTTTTTCGGTTTCATCTATGTATGTGGTGgttgttgttttttctttgttgtggCCGTGTCTGTAAGTGTCCCCTTTGTTTGGtgactttttattattatttaggTGGCTGTTTAGGGGTGTTTTTTAAGGTTTGGGCTTGGCCTATTTTTGTCGGTCTCTTGCCAATGTTTTGGATCTCGggttaggggtgtgcaaaaaacccgagcCTCGACCCAACCCGACctgaagggtttcgggcggggccgaacatgtggttcggtcgggtacgggtccattttttggaaaaaaaatcagttttcggttcggggctcggggtgctgtttttcttacccgacccgaccaaaagacGACAAATTCATATAGATTACTTCGGTTTTAGTCGGACCCGACCTGACCCAAAAAATCGGTTACGCGGACGGTTATtccccctccttcggttcgaGTTTGGGGCCCAAAAATTCGAAAACCGACCAGTCGGGGTCGaggccgaacccgacccgtgcacacccctatcTCGGGTAGCTTTAggttaataattttttccttcaGATACCCTTGTCCTTTTAATATTTGTATCTTTATAAAGATCAATAAAATTcctttgctgagaaaaaaataaaatgttctaTTTGGAATATTACTGTATGTGTACTTTAATAGTCGGTCGAACGTTCAATGGTACATAGAATTCTGAGAGATTTAGTGATAGATCTactatagacatttcataagtccacaagtctacctaatagttttgtaaagtcATAAGTCCACACATCCTAAACCCTAGGCTACTCTATAAAAATGCttacaaaccctaaaccctatgaaaatgtataaaccactaaaatcctataatatgAAAGTGCGCCATAAAAttctataaaagtgtctaaaccctagggtatcttACGTTAGGGTAATCtaccctatcctataataaaaaaatgcattctaaaatcttatgaaagtgcctaaaccataAAGTACCCTACCCTACTCTAGGGTGccctaaaatggacttgaaatcttacaaaattaataagtGGACTTGTAGGTTTATG
The sequence above is a segment of the Rhododendron vialii isolate Sample 1 chromosome 13a, ASM3025357v1 genome. Coding sequences within it:
- the LOC131313801 gene encoding CLAVATA3/ESR (CLE)-related protein TDIF, which gives rise to MDIDLLWTLGGCYWFLIIIPAAADCMATLRSSSSSTSVSEINISTTKSHSLLFFLSLLFLFLVLVHSADPSTPPTTFPTASTTATMNLLPKNTPNSHSSSSSSAKSTRRQFEAGAHEVPSGPNPISNRSAHETMKE